From a single Chlorocebus sabaeus isolate Y175 chromosome X, mChlSab1.0.hap1, whole genome shotgun sequence genomic region:
- the LOC103232531 gene encoding ATP synthase subunit f, mitochondrial produces MASVVPVKDKKLLEVKLGELPNWILMRDFSPSGILGAFRRGYYRYYNKYINVKKGSISGITMVLACYVLFTYSISYKHLKHERLRKYH; encoded by the coding sequence ATGGCGTCAGTTGTACCAGTGAAGGACAAGAAACTTCTAGAGGTCAAACTGGGGGAACTGCCAAACTGGATCTTGATGCGGGACTTCAGCCCTAGTGGCATTCTCGGAGCATTTCGAAGAGGTTACTACCGGTACTACAACAAGTACATTAACGTGAAGAAGGGGAGCATCTCGGGGATTACCATGGTGCTGGCATGCTACGTGCTCTTCACCTACAGCATTTCCTACAAGCATCTCAAGCATGAGCGGCTCCGCAAATACCACTGA